AATAAAAAATATTCTGATAAGGCTTTAATTTCTCAAGTAAAATCTTTAGCACATCGCGAGAAACTTCCAGAAACCACTAAAGCATTAGGAAAATTTATTGAAGGATGGGAAAAAGCATTGCAATGGACAGATTTTGAATATTTAGTCAAAAAATGGCAAACAGTTGTAAAAAATGATTTAGATAAAGATCGTTTGGGCGTTTTTTGGGCTCTGTTATTTTTATCATCTGAAAACAAAATTGAAATTAAACAAATTAATTCCTTATATGGTCCTATTCAAATTAAAAGAATAATACCTGATGGTGGCTTAGCTCAATTACCTATAGAAAATCTTGATGTAAGCAATGTCTCTACCTCGGCTGCTTATTAGCTTAATAGTGATAACGTATAATTTTAAAAAATGGTTTTGAATTTATGAAGGCAATGATACTTGCTGCAGGTAAAGGCACACGTGTTCAGCCTATTACGCATGTAATTCCAAAACCGATGATTCCGATTTTGCAAAAACCTGTTATGGAGTTTCTCTTGGAACTTTTAAGAGAACACAACTTTAAGGAAATAATGGTAAACGTTTCTCATCTGGCTGAAGAAATTGAAAATTATTTTAGAGATGGGCAAAGATTTGGAGTAGAAATTGCTTATAGTTTTGAGGGAAGAATTGAAGATGGAGAATTAATAGGTGATGCTTTGGGATCCGCAGGAGGATTAAAGAAAATTCAGGATTTTCAAAGTTTCTTTGATGAAACTTTTGTTGTTTTATGTGGTGATGCTTTAGTTGATTTAGATTTAACTCAAGCTGTTAAAAAACATAAGCAGAAAGGTGCTATTGCGAGCTTAATAACGAAGAAGGTAACTAAAGATCAAGTATCAAGTTATGGTGTCGTAGTTTCTGATGAAAATGGCCGAATAAAGGCTTTTCAGGAGAAGCCAAAAGTTGATCAAGCTTTAAGTGACTCTATAAATACAGGAATTTATCTTTTCGAACCCGAAATTTTTAATTACATACCTTCAGCAGAGAAATTTGATATTGGAGCTGATCTTTTCCCTAAACTTGTTGCAATGGATTTACCATTTTTTGCATTACCAATGGATTTTGAATGGGTAGATATTGGAAAAGTTCCTGATTATTGGAGTGCTATTAGAAATGTATTGCAAGGTAAGGTAAGACAAGTGCAAATACCAGGAAAGGAAATAAAACCAGGAGTTTTTACAGGTTTAAATGTAGCGGCTAACTGGGAAAAGGTTAATATTACTGGCCCGGTATATATAGGAGGCATGACTAGGATCGAGGATGGAGCAACTATTATTGGCCCTTCAATGATTGGACCAAGTTGTTGCATTTGCGAGGGAGCAACTATAGATAACTCAATTATTTTTGATTATTCTAAGATTGGTAAAGGTGTAAGACTTATGGATAAGTTAGTTTTTGGTAAATATTGTGTAGGGAAAAATGGAGATCATTTTGATTTGCAAGATGCATCTTTAGATTGGTTAATAGCAGATTCAAGAAGATCTGATTTAACTGAGCCATCGCCTCAGCAGAAAGCTATGGCAGAATTATTAGGTACTGATTTGATTAATATTCCAGACTAAGATCAGCTTTTTCAATAATCTCAGGAATTAAATGCTCTGCTTTTACGGCCATTAGATGAACACCATTTGCGATATTAATAAAATCATTAGCTTGTTCAGCTGCAATTTTAATACCCTCTTGTAAAGGGTCTTTAGCATCTTTAAGACGATTTAAGATATGTTCAGGGATGTTTGCGCCTGGAACGTATTTGTTGATAAAGAGAGCGTTTTTGTAAGACTTTAAAAGGAATACACCTGCAATTACAGGAATTTCAAGAGGATTGCTAATTTTTTCACAAAACTCTATCAAATTTTCTTTTTCCATAACCATTTGAGTTTGTATAAATCCAGCTCCAGCTTCTTTTTTTTTCCTCATTCTATTTTCTAAACTTCTTTGATTTCTGCAACTTGGATCAGCTGCAGCACCTGCAAAAATAAATGTTTTTTTATCGGAAAGTTCTCCTAGCGTAGGATCAATTCCTTTATTGAAAGCCTGAATTTGTTGAAGCAGTCTAACTGACTCAAACTCATGAACGGCCTTGGCATCTTGTTGATCCCCAGCTTTTACTGAATCACCGGTAATGCATAAGATGTTTCTAATTCCTAAAGCATTTGCTCCCAAGATGTCTGATTGTAAAGCAATTTTATTACGATCTCTGCAAGAAATTTGCATTACTGGTTCTATCCCATTTTCCAGTAATAGTTTGGACATTGCTAAGCTACACATTCTCATTACAGCTCTGCTTCCATCAGTAATGTTAACAGCATGTACCTTATCTTTCAAAAGTTGTGCTATCTTAAGAGATCTTATGGGGCTTCCACCTCTTGGCGGCATTAATTCTGCCGTAATTACCTTAGATCTTTTTTCTAAGGTCTGCTGAAGTTTTGATTTCAATTGCTTTTGTTTCCTAGTTAGTTAACAAGTGTACTGAGATTGCTAAACTTAATTAATATAAAAAAGGAACTGTTTAAATGCAAATGGTTGAAGAAGAAGTAAACAACATTGATATGATGGGTCTCTCAGCCAGAGAGATGGAAATCATTGATCTCGTAGCTGATGGACTTACAAATCAAGAAATTGCGGTAAAACTAACTATTAGTAAAAGAACTGTTGATAATCATGTTAGTAATATGTTTACAAAAACTGGTTCTAAAAACAGAGTAGCACTTTTGAATTGGGCAATGGACAACGGCAAAATTTGTAGAGATGGATTTAATTGTTGTGCACTCCCAGACTCTGATCAAGATTAGTGTTAACCTCTACCTTGTTTGTACCATTAGCAAAATCAATTAGACAATAATTTGTCGAACCTAGTTCGAAGAGTTCAGCATATGCAATACATGCGTCCTTGTCTGAATCAATAAATCTCAATATTCCTTCTTTGTCGTAAAGACCATACATCTGAAGAAAATAAAAATTACTTAGCTTAAATATAAAGAAAATATAAAGGATGAATGACTCCTTTGACTAGTTATTTTTGAAAGTTGTTATTTAGTCTTCTTTCCACTCTGAAAAAGGATTATTAGCGAGACTGAAATTGGAGTAATGGGTCAGCCCAGTAATTTCTTTTGAAATGAAAGATGGAAGAAATAAATCTTCCTCTTCATTAGAAAGTTCAATTTCTGCGATTTCTAGTGGATAATTATTTTCTTTAAAGCAATCTACAATCCAAGATTTTTTTTCAATTTCTAAAAAGAATCTGTCTTTTTTAAGTGTATGTGAAAGATTTGACATTATTGTTTCAGCATCGCTTCTTGGAATGGAGTATTCATATTCAAAGTTGGTAAAGCCCTTGATATGTTTTTTTAGTGCAATTTTAGAATTTTTGCCTATAAGTCTTACCCTGATAATCCAACCATCTAAACTATTGGATAAATATCCTTGTTCAATATAAATTTTTTTGTTTATGAATTCTTTCCAATTATCATTTTTTATGAGAAATCTTCTTTCTATCTCTAAGGCCATTTAATTTTTGAGATTTTTTTGAGATAAATCACCTTTCCAATCTAGTTTTTTTATTAGTGTATTATAATAACTCGTGCTTTTTTTAAACTTTATTATTTTGCAGGGTGATTGCCCTTTTTTGATCTCACAATAATAATTTTCCTTAATGGTCATACATTTTGAACCATCTCTCCATAATTTAATTTCCCCTTTACTTTTTTTTACGGGTTTAATTATTACCTTACTTGTATTAGGTATAACTATTGGTCTACTAGCCAAACTCATCGGACATATAGGGTTAATTATCATTGCATCAAGATTTGGGTGCACTATTGGCCCCCCTGCAGCCATTGAGTAGGCTGTTGAACCAGTAGATGTAGATATGATTAATCCGTCACCTTTGTATTCATTAACCTTTTCGTTATCTATTTCAATTTGTATTTGGTTGGTTGGAGAAATGTCTTCTTCAACAGATTTAAAATAAAAATCATTTAAGGCACCGTAGCTTTTTATAATCTTTTTCTCAGAACTTGTTCCATTAATACAAACATTACAATTTAATCTATTACGAAAGTCAATTTTATATTCTTCTTTTTCAAGGATTTCAATAAAAGATTGGTCAAATAAAAAATCTTTTTCTTGCGTAAGGAAACCCAGATTACCACCGATATTAATGCTCAACAAAGGAATATCATAATCAGCTAAAGCATTTGCACATTTTAAGAAGGTTCCATCTCCACCAAGAACTATGCCAATATTTGGTTGTAATTCTTGATTACAAAAATATGTTTCAATTTCATTTTTATAAAAATCACTTTCAAGTCTGTGTGATTTTATATTTTTAGCTTTGAGAACTTTTTCACAGAATTTAGAAGCCTCTTGAGCTATAGAACTATCTGAACGATATACAATAAGCACTAATGAAAGTTTCATTTAGTGGTTTTACCATTTTAATAAATTAAAACTTTCCATATCTACAGTCACCCTATTCCTATAAAGAGATAATAAAATAGCTAATCCAACTGCTGCTTCTGCTGCAGCGACAGTAATCACAAAAATTGTAAAAACTTGTCCTTGAATCAAATTATTATCAACATAGGAAGAAAATGCCATTAAGTTTATATTTACTG
This region of Prochlorococcus sp. MIT 0604 genomic DNA includes:
- a CDS encoding methylenetetrahydrofolate reductase, coding for MKSKLQQTLEKRSKVITAELMPPRGGSPIRSLKIAQLLKDKVHAVNITDGSRAVMRMCSLAMSKLLLENGIEPVMQISCRDRNKIALQSDILGANALGIRNILCITGDSVKAGDQQDAKAVHEFESVRLLQQIQAFNKGIDPTLGELSDKKTFIFAGAAADPSCRNQRSLENRMRKKKEAGAGFIQTQMVMEKENLIEFCEKISNPLEIPVIAGVFLLKSYKNALFINKYVPGANIPEHILNRLKDAKDPLQEGIKIAAEQANDFINIANGVHLMAVKAEHLIPEIIEKADLSLEY
- a CDS encoding CYTH domain-containing protein, which encodes MALEIERRFLIKNDNWKEFINKKIYIEQGYLSNSLDGWIIRVRLIGKNSKIALKKHIKGFTNFEYEYSIPRSDAETIMSNLSHTLKKDRFFLEIEKKSWIVDCFKENNYPLEIAEIELSNEEEDLFLPSFISKEITGLTHYSNFSLANNPFSEWKED
- a CDS encoding NAD(+) kinase, producing MKLSLVLIVYRSDSSIAQEASKFCEKVLKAKNIKSHRLESDFYKNEIETYFCNQELQPNIGIVLGGDGTFLKCANALADYDIPLLSINIGGNLGFLTQEKDFLFDQSFIEILEKEEYKIDFRNRLNCNVCINGTSSEKKIIKSYGALNDFYFKSVEEDISPTNQIQIEIDNEKVNEYKGDGLIISTSTGSTAYSMAAGGPIVHPNLDAMIINPICPMSLASRPIVIPNTSKVIIKPVKKSKGEIKLWRDGSKCMTIKENYYCEIKKGQSPCKIIKFKKSTSYYNTLIKKLDWKGDLSQKNLKN
- a CDS encoding NDP-sugar synthase; translation: MKAMILAAGKGTRVQPITHVIPKPMIPILQKPVMEFLLELLREHNFKEIMVNVSHLAEEIENYFRDGQRFGVEIAYSFEGRIEDGELIGDALGSAGGLKKIQDFQSFFDETFVVLCGDALVDLDLTQAVKKHKQKGAIASLITKKVTKDQVSSYGVVVSDENGRIKAFQEKPKVDQALSDSINTGIYLFEPEIFNYIPSAEKFDIGADLFPKLVAMDLPFFALPMDFEWVDIGKVPDYWSAIRNVLQGKVRQVQIPGKEIKPGVFTGLNVAANWEKVNITGPVYIGGMTRIEDGATIIGPSMIGPSCCICEGATIDNSIIFDYSKIGKGVRLMDKLVFGKYCVGKNGDHFDLQDASLDWLIADSRRSDLTEPSPQQKAMAELLGTDLINIPD
- a CDS encoding helix-turn-helix transcriptional regulator, whose translation is MQMVEEEVNNIDMMGLSAREMEIIDLVADGLTNQEIAVKLTISKRTVDNHVSNMFTKTGSKNRVALLNWAMDNGKICRDGFNCCALPDSDQD
- the nuoK gene encoding NADH-quinone oxidoreductase subunit NuoK, encoding MSLESIPIQAFLIVSSALFCIGIWGLLNSRNAVRVLMSIELMLNAVNINLMAFSSYVDNNLIQGQVFTIFVITVAAAEAAVGLAILLSLYRNRVTVDMESFNLLKW